A region of Deinococcus rubellus DNA encodes the following proteins:
- a CDS encoding DUF177 domain-containing protein, giving the protein MTIQTPRIHLGTLLRQMGDAEASGELTELRYEQGKEAQTMRFAEPAFYEISVNALQGNEFWLQGHFEATLEMDCARCLRPVEVPIELKLGTLMRYDPAATTPYLEEADTGEEILVFGDPDLNLSNYLAETTLLEAPLSVLHDDACRGLCQVCGHDLNDGPCEHSAGVPIEDDSERFLEAQHDGKQHARQNPFKSLSGLELPDE; this is encoded by the coding sequence ATGACCATCCAGACCCCCCGGATTCACCTCGGCACGCTGCTGCGCCAGATGGGCGACGCCGAAGCCAGCGGTGAACTCACGGAACTCCGTTACGAGCAGGGCAAAGAAGCGCAGACGATGCGTTTTGCCGAACCTGCATTTTACGAGATCAGCGTCAACGCCCTGCAAGGCAATGAATTCTGGTTGCAAGGCCATTTCGAGGCGACCCTGGAAATGGACTGCGCCCGCTGCCTACGCCCGGTGGAGGTGCCGATCGAGCTCAAGCTCGGCACCCTGATGCGCTACGATCCTGCCGCCACAACGCCTTACCTGGAGGAAGCCGACACCGGCGAGGAGATTCTGGTGTTCGGCGACCCCGACCTCAATCTGAGCAACTACCTGGCCGAGACCACCCTGCTCGAAGCGCCGCTGAGCGTGCTGCACGACGACGCCTGCCGGGGATTGTGCCAGGTCTGCGGCCACGACCTCAACGACGGCCCCTGCGAGCACAGCGCTGGCGTGCCAATTGAGGACGACTCCGAGCGTTTTCTGGAAGCCCAGCATGATGGGAAGCAGCACGCCCGCCAGAACCCCTTCAAGTCGCTGAGCGGTCTGGAATTGCCGGATGAATAG
- the moaC gene encoding cyclic pyranopterin monophosphate synthase MoaC has protein sequence MSDTPAPPELTHFVAGQPRMVDVTGKAATHREASAEAWVVLPPEARAALESGTNKKGDPLMVARLAGLAGSKRTADLITLCHPIPVTGAQVDVSLEPGGVHIVATVRTQAPTGVEMEALTAVTVAALNVYDMLKAASKAIEIQGVRLLSKSGGKSGDYRRSD, from the coding sequence ATGAGTGACACGCCCGCCCCCCCGGAACTCACCCACTTCGTGGCGGGGCAGCCGCGCATGGTCGACGTGACCGGCAAGGCCGCAACCCACCGCGAGGCCAGCGCCGAGGCCTGGGTCGTTCTTCCGCCCGAGGCCCGCGCCGCGCTGGAGAGCGGCACCAATAAGAAAGGTGACCCCTTGATGGTGGCGCGACTGGCGGGCCTGGCGGGCAGCAAACGCACGGCAGACCTGATCACGCTGTGCCACCCCATTCCCGTGACCGGCGCGCAGGTAGACGTGAGCCTGGAGCCGGGCGGCGTGCATATCGTCGCCACTGTCAGAACCCAGGCTCCCACCGGCGTCGAGATGGAAGCCCTGACCGCCGTGACAGTGGCGGCCCTCAACGTCTACGACATGCTCAAGGCTGCCAGCAAGGCCATCGAGATTCAGGGGGTGCGCCTGCTCAGCAAAAGCGGCGGCAAGAGCGGCGACTACCGGCGCAGCGACTGA
- a CDS encoding SCP2 sterol-binding domain-containing protein, with protein MPKMLHPSIFSATQLWAILSEVYAPAGQDAQANVLAARRLVVAFAFQNPDLYLVVDGRSGEAVVRADETGEVQDLPTPDLTFHLAGDTIDRFWRGELNPVAALSAGQLRIEGSLLTALALAPALPGLQARYRQITARLVEGPEV; from the coding sequence ATGCCCAAGATGCTGCACCCGTCAATCTTTTCGGCGACCCAACTGTGGGCCATTCTGAGCGAAGTCTACGCCCCGGCAGGTCAGGACGCCCAGGCCAATGTGCTGGCAGCGCGGCGGCTGGTCGTGGCCTTTGCTTTTCAAAACCCTGACCTCTATCTCGTGGTGGACGGACGCAGCGGCGAGGCGGTGGTCAGGGCCGATGAAACCGGAGAGGTTCAGGACCTGCCCACGCCCGATCTGACGTTTCATCTGGCGGGTGACACGATCGACCGCTTCTGGCGCGGTGAACTCAACCCGGTGGCCGCCCTCTCGGCAGGGCAGCTCAGGATTGAAGGTTCGCTGCTGACGGCGCTGGCGCTGGCCCCGGCCCTCCCCGGTCTGCAAGCGCGTTACCGCCAGATCACGGCCCGGCTGGTGGAAGGCCCGGAGGTCTGA
- the ppgK gene encoding polyphosphate--glucose phosphotransferase has product MSLILGIDIGGSGIKGAPVDTQTGKLTAERYRIPTPEGAKAHDVAEVVHDLVKHFDHSGPVGVTFPGVVQHGHTMSAANVDKGWIGLDADDLFTKATGQQVTLLNDADAAGLAEARFGAGKGEVGVALLLTFGTGIGSALLYGGVLIPNTELGHLWLNVDKAATEAEAWASDRIREQDDLGWKSWAKRVNKYLQHVEMLFSPDLFIIGGGISKKADKWQAQIDCKTRLVTATLQNDAGIVGAALYASER; this is encoded by the coding sequence ATGAGCCTCATTCTCGGCATCGACATCGGCGGCAGCGGCATCAAGGGCGCTCCGGTAGACACCCAGACCGGAAAACTCACGGCGGAGCGCTACCGCATTCCCACGCCGGAGGGAGCCAAGGCGCACGATGTGGCCGAGGTGGTTCACGACCTGGTCAAGCATTTTGATCACAGTGGGCCGGTGGGCGTCACCTTTCCCGGCGTGGTGCAGCACGGCCACACCATGAGCGCCGCCAACGTGGACAAGGGCTGGATCGGCCTGGACGCCGACGATCTGTTCACCAAGGCCACCGGGCAGCAGGTCACCCTGCTCAACGACGCCGACGCTGCTGGGCTGGCCGAGGCCCGTTTCGGCGCGGGCAAGGGCGAGGTCGGGGTGGCGCTGCTACTCACCTTCGGCACCGGCATCGGCAGCGCCCTGCTTTACGGCGGCGTGCTGATTCCCAACACTGAACTCGGCCACCTCTGGCTCAACGTCGACAAGGCCGCCACCGAGGCCGAGGCCTGGGCTTCCGACCGAATCCGGGAACAGGACGACCTGGGCTGGAAAAGCTGGGCCAAGCGCGTCAACAAGTATCTGCAACACGTCGAGATGCTCTTTAGCCCTGACCTGTTCATCATCGGCGGCGGCATCAGCAAGAAGGCTGACAAGTGGCAGGCGCAGATTGACTGCAAGACCAGGCTGGTCACGGCGACCCTGCAAAACGACGCGGGCATCGTGGGCGCGGCTTTGTACGCCAGCGAGCGCTAG
- a CDS encoding ATP-dependent Clp protease ATP-binding subunit yields MNRYDDRARLVFHYAREEGNRLGHAMVGPEHLLLGLMREGGTAALILGEFDATLDGLRRRVEEIIGRGEGNRLNDAPSITPRARRVMELASAEARSLGAQVTSTEHILLGIIREGDGVAFRILQELTKDVDTIRWRILAQGDAAGGKTAKPVATPFLDEYGRDLTKQAREGKLDPVIGRAEEIRRVTQILSRRTKNNPVLIGDPGVGKTAIVEGLALAIHEKRTPPNLHNVRLVSLDLSGVVAGTKYRGEFEERLRQIIEELRNAKVMAFIDELHTLVGAGGAEGTLDAANILKPALSRGEIQVIGATTTGEYHRYIEKDAALERRFQPVIVLEPSPAETVQILRGLRSRYEEHHGVQIPDAAIDLAVRIGERSLPGRNFPDKAIDLIDEAASRVRLNMSLGIQVTENEMGEPMVSREDIESVINSMGGIYSEETAAQLADLDDQLDSQVYGQPEAIKALSNALRRARVGLGGRTRVAASFLFVGPSGVGKTHLAKALARTLFGSERSLIRVDMSEFQEAHSVSKLIGSPPGYVGYEQGGRLTEAVRRQPFSVILLDEIEKAHPDIYNTFLQVLDDGRLTDGLGRTVDFRRTILIMTSNTGFNVSPTAGFSPVTQDNNTPLRHLFTPEFLDRLDEVIRFRPLGEDELVRVSQQLLEEMQEELASRELSVTFEPGVAAWLVSKLRARSPKHAVGSSRQLRTLVREEIEDPLALELLSHGEEEVRVGIGTEHLTFERGKQAQPQMLA; encoded by the coding sequence ATGAACCGATACGATGACCGAGCCAGACTGGTTTTTCACTATGCCCGCGAGGAAGGCAACCGCCTGGGCCACGCGATGGTCGGCCCGGAGCATCTGCTGCTGGGCCTGATGCGCGAGGGCGGCACGGCAGCCCTGATCCTGGGCGAGTTCGATGCCACCCTGGACGGCCTGCGCCGCCGGGTCGAAGAGATCATCGGGCGCGGCGAGGGCAACCGCCTCAACGACGCGCCCAGCATCACGCCGCGCGCCCGCCGGGTCATGGAACTCGCCAGCGCCGAGGCCCGCAGCCTGGGCGCGCAGGTCACCTCCACCGAGCACATTTTGCTGGGCATCATCCGTGAGGGCGACGGGGTGGCCTTCCGTATCCTCCAGGAACTCACCAAGGACGTCGACACCATCCGCTGGCGCATCCTGGCGCAGGGCGACGCGGCGGGCGGCAAAACGGCCAAGCCAGTGGCGACCCCCTTCCTCGACGAGTATGGCCGCGACCTCACCAAGCAGGCCAGAGAGGGCAAGCTCGATCCGGTGATCGGCCGCGCCGAGGAAATTCGCCGCGTGACCCAGATCCTCTCGCGCCGTACCAAGAACAATCCGGTCCTGATCGGCGATCCCGGCGTGGGCAAGACCGCCATCGTGGAAGGGCTGGCGCTGGCCATTCACGAGAAGCGCACCCCGCCCAACCTGCACAATGTCCGTCTGGTCAGCCTCGATCTGTCAGGCGTGGTTGCCGGAACCAAGTACCGGGGCGAATTCGAGGAGCGGCTGCGCCAGATCATCGAGGAGCTTCGCAACGCCAAGGTGATGGCCTTCATCGACGAGCTTCATACCCTGGTCGGTGCGGGCGGCGCGGAAGGCACCCTGGACGCCGCCAACATTCTCAAGCCTGCCCTCTCACGCGGCGAAATTCAGGTCATCGGCGCGACCACGACCGGCGAGTATCACCGCTACATCGAGAAGGACGCGGCCCTGGAGCGGAGATTCCAGCCCGTGATCGTTCTCGAACCCAGCCCTGCCGAAACCGTTCAGATTCTGCGCGGCCTGCGCTCCCGCTACGAGGAGCACCACGGCGTTCAGATCCCTGACGCGGCCATCGATCTGGCGGTCCGTATTGGTGAGCGCAGCCTGCCGGGGCGCAACTTTCCCGACAAGGCCATCGACCTGATCGACGAGGCCGCCAGCCGGGTGCGCCTCAACATGAGCCTGGGTATTCAGGTCACCGAGAATGAGATGGGCGAGCCGATGGTGTCGCGTGAAGACATCGAGAGCGTCATCAACTCGATGGGCGGCATCTACTCCGAGGAGACGGCGGCGCAACTCGCCGACCTCGACGATCAGCTCGACTCTCAGGTGTACGGCCAGCCCGAGGCCATCAAGGCGCTCAGCAATGCCCTGCGCCGCGCCCGTGTGGGCCTGGGAGGCCGCACCCGCGTGGCTGCCAGCTTCCTGTTCGTGGGGCCGAGTGGCGTGGGCAAGACGCACCTCGCCAAAGCGCTGGCCCGCACCCTCTTCGGCTCGGAGCGGTCGCTGATCCGGGTGGATATGTCGGAATTTCAGGAGGCCCACAGCGTCAGTAAGCTGATCGGTTCGCCTCCTGGCTATGTGGGCTACGAGCAGGGTGGCCGCCTGACCGAAGCAGTGCGCCGTCAGCCTTTTTCTGTCATTTTGCTCGACGAGATCGAGAAGGCGCACCCTGACATCTACAACACCTTCCTTCAGGTGCTGGACGATGGCCGCCTCACCGACGGCCTGGGCCGCACGGTGGACTTCCGGCGCACCATCCTGATCATGACCAGCAACACCGGCTTCAACGTCAGTCCCACCGCCGGGTTTAGTCCGGTGACCCAGGACAACAACACCCCGCTGCGCCACCTGTTTACCCCGGAGTTCCTGGACCGGCTCGACGAGGTGATCCGCTTCCGTCCGCTGGGCGAGGACGAACTGGTGCGCGTCTCGCAGCAACTGCTCGAAGAGATGCAGGAAGAACTCGCCAGCCGCGAACTCAGCGTCACCTTCGAGCCGGGCGTGGCGGCCTGGCTGGTCAGCAAGCTCAGGGCGCGCAGCCCCAAACACGCGGTGGGCAGCTCCCGGCAACTCCGTACCCTGGTCCGCGAGGAGATCGAGGACCCGCTGGCCCTGGAACTGCTCTCGCACGGCGAAGAGGAAGTGCGGGTGGGCATCGGCACCGAGCACCTGACCTTCGAGCGCGGCAAGCAGGCGCAGCCGCAAATGCTGGCGTAA
- a CDS encoding NUDIX hydrolase, whose protein sequence is MKRAPVSDGPFQSMLPESDPWADWQLGRTRRRLHLPHYRAAAVLVGLTREPDPRVLLTLRSSDLPTHQGQISFPGGSLETGESVVEAALREAWEEVGLEREAVSVLGELDDVFTPAGFHVTPVLARLDAAPRLSLSAEVSAILLPPLSELRALEQPAERRSGPDGQMFLLYRYPWQQHDIWGMTARVVHDVLSSGVT, encoded by the coding sequence ATGAAGCGTGCACCGGTGAGTGACGGTCCATTCCAGTCGATGCTGCCGGAGAGTGACCCCTGGGCCGACTGGCAGCTTGGCCGCACCCGCCGCCGCCTGCACCTGCCGCACTACCGCGCCGCCGCCGTGCTGGTGGGCCTGACCCGCGAACCCGATCCCAGGGTGCTCCTGACACTCAGAAGCAGCGATCTGCCCACCCACCAGGGCCAGATCAGCTTTCCCGGCGGTAGCCTGGAAACTGGAGAAAGCGTCGTGGAGGCGGCCCTGCGCGAAGCCTGGGAGGAAGTCGGATTGGAGCGGGAAGCCGTAAGCGTCCTGGGCGAACTCGACGACGTGTTTACCCCCGCAGGCTTCCACGTGACCCCGGTGCTGGCCCGCCTGGACGCCGCGCCGCGCCTGAGCCTGAGCGCCGAGGTGTCGGCCATTCTGCTTCCGCCGCTGAGCGAACTGCGTGCTCTGGAGCAGCCCGCCGAGCGCCGCAGCGGGCCGGATGGGCAGATGTTCCTGCTCTACCGCTATCCCTGGCAGCAGCACGACATCTGGGGTATGACCGCCCGCGTCGTCCACGACGTGCTCAGTAGCGGCGTGACCTGA
- a CDS encoding MazG family protein, producing the protein MLELLKTMRRLRAPDGCPWDQEQTHASLRPYLLEEAAEAADAISAGDLGELRGELGDVLLQVAFHSVIAEAAGEFSYQDVEQGIVDKLVRRHPHVFGDVQVSDSEEVVSNWQSIKAQEQGGRPRSAADKVPRALGALAREAQAQKLGQRSKDPARTQLRQALDEAPGTEAGVAALLAAAVAWARGLGIDPEVALRAHTDAQLRSLDAVTDEACTGE; encoded by the coding sequence ATGCTAGAGCTGCTCAAGACCATGCGCCGCCTGCGCGCCCCGGACGGCTGCCCCTGGGACCAGGAACAGACCCATGCCAGCCTGCGCCCTTACCTGCTCGAAGAAGCTGCTGAGGCTGCCGACGCCATCTCGGCGGGCGATTTGGGTGAACTGCGCGGCGAACTCGGTGACGTGCTGCTGCAAGTGGCCTTTCACAGTGTCATTGCCGAGGCGGCGGGCGAATTCAGCTATCAGGACGTCGAGCAGGGCATCGTGGACAAGCTGGTCCGGCGGCATCCGCACGTCTTCGGAGACGTGCAGGTGTCGGACAGCGAGGAAGTGGTAAGTAACTGGCAGAGCATCAAGGCGCAGGAGCAGGGCGGCAGACCACGCAGCGCTGCCGATAAGGTCCCGCGTGCCCTGGGAGCACTGGCCCGCGAGGCGCAGGCGCAGAAACTGGGGCAACGGAGCAAGGACCCGGCCCGGACCCAGCTTCGACAGGCACTGGACGAGGCTCCGGGTACTGAGGCGGGCGTGGCGGCACTGCTGGCCGCCGCTGTGGCCTGGGCGCGTGGCCTGGGCATCGACCCGGAGGTGGCCCTGCGTGCCCACACCGACGCGCAGCTTCGGTCGCTGGACGCCGTGACGGATGAAGCGTGCACCGGTGAGTGA
- a CDS encoding fasciclin domain-containing protein: MIVLLSCGLMAASVASAGGAGAKPTTKPTAMPAAKCMSIADTVMNNAQFSTLLTALQAAGLVDTLKSGQYTVFAPTNAAFNKLPSDVLSGVLNDPELLKSVLLYHVVPGKVNAKQVMSLKSVKTAQGASLSVQTMGSKVMINGANVIQADVPACNGVIHVIDAVLMPPMSAMTPKPAPAAAAPAPAPAAAAAASDDTMTSDTGTDTTVADAVPADTTAPADTTMAMAPANPIVIPPTPLTMPSDLMTDTSADTSTDTTTTDATTTDTAAADAATTDTAAPAATTTTDTAAPADTTTTDTTAAAPATTDAAAPADATTADASTDTTTADTAMADNTIYDLIVADDRFSTLRSLLSDADLTETLMGGEYTVFAPTDEAFAKVDPDTLAKIASDPALLKQVLLYHVVAGKMTGAQVSAATQLASAEGASLNVTKDGDNLKINDATVTAADMDASNGVVHVIDTVLIPPDLKLP; encoded by the coding sequence ATGATCGTCTTGCTTTCGTGTGGATTGATGGCGGCTTCGGTGGCGTCGGCGGGCGGTGCGGGAGCCAAACCCACGACCAAGCCCACTGCCATGCCAGCGGCCAAGTGCATGAGCATCGCCGATACGGTGATGAACAACGCGCAGTTCAGCACCCTGTTGACCGCGCTGCAAGCCGCCGGGCTGGTCGATACCCTCAAGAGTGGGCAGTACACGGTGTTCGCGCCGACCAATGCGGCCTTCAACAAGCTGCCCAGCGACGTGCTGTCGGGCGTTCTCAACGACCCGGAACTGCTCAAGTCGGTGCTGCTCTACCACGTGGTGCCGGGGAAGGTGAACGCCAAGCAGGTCATGAGTCTCAAGAGTGTCAAGACCGCCCAGGGAGCTTCTCTGAGCGTTCAGACGATGGGCAGCAAGGTCATGATCAACGGCGCGAACGTGATTCAGGCCGACGTGCCCGCCTGTAACGGCGTCATTCACGTGATCGATGCCGTGCTGATGCCCCCCATGAGCGCCATGACGCCCAAGCCTGCGCCTGCGGCCGCTGCCCCGGCTCCGGCCCCCGCCGCTGCGGCCGCTGCCAGCGACGACACCATGACCAGCGACACCGGCACCGACACCACGGTGGCCGACGCTGTGCCCGCCGACACCACCGCGCCTGCCGACACGACGATGGCGATGGCTCCCGCCAACCCGATTGTCATTCCGCCCACGCCGCTGACCATGCCCAGCGATCTGATGACCGACACCTCGGCGGACACCAGTACCGATACGACCACCACGGACGCCACGACCACTGACACTGCGGCGGCGGACGCGGCCACAACGGATACGGCCGCACCAGCTGCTACAACCACTACTGATACGGCAGCCCCGGCGGACACGACCACCACAGACACCACTGCGGCGGCCCCCGCGACCACGGATGCGGCTGCGCCCGCCGACGCCACCACGGCCGACGCGTCTACCGATACCACCACGGCGGACACGGCGATGGCCGACAACACCATCTACGACCTGATCGTGGCCGACGACCGCTTCAGCACCTTGCGGTCGCTGCTGAGTGACGCTGACCTCACCGAGACGCTGATGGGCGGCGAATACACTGTCTTCGCGCCCACCGATGAGGCGTTCGCCAAGGTGGACCCCGACACCCTCGCCAAGATCGCCTCCGACCCGGCGCTGCTCAAGCAGGTGCTGCTCTACCACGTGGTCGCAGGCAAGATGACCGGCGCGCAGGTCAGCGCCGCGACCCAACTCGCCAGCGCTGAGGGAGCCAGCCTCAATGTCACCAAGGACGGCGACAACCTCAAGATCAACGACGCCACCGTGACTGCCGCCGATATGGACGCCAGCAACGGCGTCGTGCATGTTATTGACACTGTGCTGATTCCGCCCGATTTGAAACTTCCCTGA
- a CDS encoding DUF1440 domain-containing protein gives MTRSSSLSTRVLRRLGLAAAAPSPAYRGTLLGLVGGLIGTLAMGQYWTRVAPKVQPPSQEAGGEEAGQKVGPPPDQHTISPLGQQHQNGESSTAALGRFAYELVAHKTPSTDTRAVLSEAVHWGMGAGSGAIYGALSSGSGGHPLSGGLFGAALWLSADEMLVPLLGLQDGPASSEWRGHLNRLGAHVSYGAALGLSVWALGKLLPD, from the coding sequence ATGACCCGTTCTTCTTCCCTGTCCACCCGTGTGCTGCGCCGCCTCGGGCTGGCCGCCGCCGCGCCCTCGCCTGCTTACCGGGGCACGCTGCTGGGGCTGGTCGGCGGACTTATCGGCACGCTGGCGATGGGACAGTACTGGACCAGAGTTGCCCCGAAGGTGCAGCCGCCCAGTCAGGAAGCGGGCGGGGAAGAGGCCGGGCAAAAAGTCGGGCCGCCGCCGGACCAGCACACCATCTCGCCGCTGGGCCAGCAGCACCAGAACGGCGAAAGCTCGACGGCGGCGCTGGGAAGATTCGCCTATGAACTGGTGGCCCACAAAACGCCCAGCACGGATACCCGCGCCGTGCTGAGCGAGGCGGTCCACTGGGGCATGGGCGCGGGCAGCGGCGCGATCTACGGCGCGCTGAGTTCCGGCAGCGGCGGCCATCCACTGAGCGGCGGGTTGTTTGGGGCGGCGCTGTGGCTGAGCGCCGACGAAATGCTGGTACCGCTGTTGGGCCTTCAGGACGGCCCGGCCAGCAGTGAGTGGCGCGGCCACCTCAACCGCCTGGGCGCGCACGTCAGCTACGGTGCGGCGCTGGGCCTGAGCGTCTGGGCGCTCGGCAAACTGCTGCCCGACTGA
- a CDS encoding YihY/virulence factor BrkB family protein — protein sequence MNLKWRQVWVGGASTSVLFVLAQAAIGFYFARATPGSVYGAASTLFIVLLWIYFSSMVVFFGAEVTWVYSQRPGEKEALGVAEGQRSRAKAGALGLRNRYPTHPLHHPPRPAPPMRPPAVGRSFLSAGLAVLALPSVLVLGLLRAVGLIRRPQPLKVLSTRQKARAQQVWNRHDLNPSEPTSSVPNPSAPPTSERRP from the coding sequence GTGAACCTCAAGTGGCGGCAGGTCTGGGTGGGCGGGGCCAGTACCTCGGTGCTGTTCGTGCTGGCGCAGGCGGCCATCGGTTTCTACTTTGCCCGCGCCACGCCCGGCAGCGTCTACGGGGCGGCCAGCACCCTCTTCATCGTGCTGCTGTGGATCTACTTTTCGAGCATGGTGGTGTTTTTCGGCGCGGAAGTCACCTGGGTCTATAGCCAGCGTCCCGGCGAGAAGGAAGCGCTGGGCGTGGCGGAGGGCCAGCGCAGCCGGGCCAAGGCAGGGGCGCTGGGCCTGCGTAACCGGTACCCGACCCACCCGCTGCACCACCCGCCCCGGCCCGCCCCGCCGATGCGTCCGCCCGCCGTGGGCCGCTCGTTTCTCAGCGCCGGGCTGGCGGTGCTGGCACTGCCCTCGGTGCTGGTGCTGGGTCTGCTGCGCGCCGTGGGCCTGATTCGCCGCCCGCAGCCGCTCAAGGTGCTCTCGACCCGTCAGAAGGCTCGGGCGCAGCAAGTCTGGAACCGCCATGACCTGAACCCGTCAGAGCCAACTTCGTCAGTGCCGAATCCGTCAGCGCCGCCCACATCCGAGCGCCGTCCCTGA
- the rnhA gene encoding ribonuclease HI, with amino-acid sequence MTRKSATPRPSFKSAAQTAQQKATSAARDQLPIQACIQPEVPVAANAVTLYSDGACDTQAGHGGWATILKYGEHATELSGHAEGTTNNRMELTGLLEGLRALKRPCQVRVVTDSQYLRKAFTDAWILKWQRNGWKTAGGEPVKNQDLWDALIVQARTHALTFVWVRGHTGHAENERVDELAVAERKKLRR; translated from the coding sequence ATGACCCGCAAGTCCGCTACTCCCAGACCGAGCTTCAAGTCCGCCGCCCAGACAGCACAGCAGAAAGCCACCAGCGCGGCCCGCGACCAGTTGCCGATTCAGGCCTGCATCCAGCCCGAAGTACCGGTGGCGGCCAATGCCGTGACGCTCTACAGCGACGGGGCCTGCGATACCCAGGCCGGGCACGGCGGCTGGGCCACCATTCTCAAATACGGCGAGCACGCCACCGAACTCTCGGGCCACGCCGAGGGCACCACCAACAACCGCATGGAACTGACCGGGCTGCTGGAGGGCCTGAGGGCGCTCAAGCGGCCCTGCCAGGTGCGGGTGGTCACCGACAGTCAGTATCTGCGCAAGGCCTTCACCGACGCCTGGATTCTCAAATGGCAGCGCAACGGCTGGAAAACGGCGGGTGGCGAGCCGGTCAAGAACCAGGACTTGTGGGACGCCCTGATCGTTCAGGCACGCACCCACGCCTTGACCTTCGTGTGGGTGCGCGGACACACCGGCCACGCCGAGAACGAGCGGGTCGACGAGCTGGCAGTGGCCGAGCGCAAGAAGCTGCGCCGCTGA
- a CDS encoding MFS transporter, producing MSAPVTSSRAPAAPRLTAAAIALFAVSVGLIVANLYYAQPLLPRIASAFGVSVGTAARLVTWTQLGYAAGLALIVPLGDAVDRRKLTLGLTALSVLALLGVAAAPVFWLFSLASVLLGLTSVAAQVLVPFAASLASPERRGQVVGTVMSGLLLGILLARTVSGLLSAWLGWRMVFVVAAGALVLLLLALWRQLPRLPAPPKVAYGALLASVVRLLREEPVLRRRSLYGLLAFAAFSVFWTSLAFLLAGPPYFYHEAVAGLFGLVGALGALAASWAGHQADAGKGQRTTGLMAALIAASFGLVYWGGTSLWALIAGALLMDLGVQGLHITNQSEIYKLHPDARSRVTTVYLTSYFAGGVLGSALSSVAYVRFGWAGVSALGAAFGLSMVLLWWQARPQR from the coding sequence GTGTCTGCTCCCGTCACTTCCTCACGTGCGCCCGCCGCACCCCGCCTGACCGCCGCCGCAATTGCGCTGTTCGCCGTCTCGGTGGGCCTGATCGTGGCCAACCTCTACTATGCCCAGCCGCTCCTGCCCAGGATCGCCTCGGCGTTCGGGGTCAGCGTGGGCACGGCAGCGCGGCTGGTCACCTGGACACAGCTCGGCTACGCGGCGGGCCTGGCCCTGATTGTGCCGCTGGGCGACGCCGTGGACCGCCGCAAGCTGACCCTGGGCCTCACCGCCCTGAGCGTGCTGGCACTGCTGGGGGTGGCTGCCGCGCCGGTCTTCTGGCTGTTCTCGCTGGCCTCGGTCCTGCTGGGCCTGACCTCGGTGGCCGCACAGGTGCTGGTGCCGTTCGCCGCCAGTCTGGCCAGCCCCGAGCGCCGGGGCCAGGTGGTCGGCACGGTCATGAGCGGACTGCTGCTGGGCATCTTGCTGGCGCGCACGGTGTCGGGGCTGCTCTCGGCCTGGCTGGGCTGGAGAATGGTCTTTGTGGTGGCGGCGGGCGCACTGGTGCTGCTGCTGCTGGCGCTCTGGCGGCAGCTTCCGCGCCTGCCCGCACCGCCGAAGGTGGCCTACGGCGCGCTGCTGGCCTCAGTGGTGCGGCTGCTGCGAGAAGAACCGGTGCTGCGCCGCCGCTCGCTCTACGGCCTGCTGGCCTTCGCCGCCTTCAGCGTGTTCTGGACCAGTCTGGCCTTCTTGCTGGCCGGGCCACCGTACTTCTACCACGAGGCGGTGGCGGGCCTCTTCGGGCTGGTGGGCGCGCTGGGGGCACTGGCCGCGTCGTGGGCAGGCCACCAGGCCGATGCCGGGAAGGGCCAGCGCACCACCGGGCTGATGGCGGCCCTGATCGCCGCGTCGTTCGGGCTGGTCTACTGGGGCGGCACGTCGCTGTGGGCGCTGATTGCGGGCGCGCTGCTGATGGACCTGGGCGTGCAGGGCCTGCACATCACCAACCAGTCCGAGATCTACAAGCTGCACCCCGACGCCCGCAGCCGCGTGACCACCGTGTACCTGACCAGCTATTTCGCGGGCGGGGTGCTGGGGTCTGCCTTATCGAGCGTGGCCTACGTGCGCTTCGGCTGGGCGGGCGTGAGCGCGCTGGGCGCGGCCTTCGGGCTGAGCATGGTGCTGCTGTGGTGGCAGGCCCGGCCCCAGCGCTGA